TCGTGGTGCGCGACGGTGGGAGCCGCGTCGGGCTCGGCGGGGAGTCGGTGTTCGGGTGCCATGACGCTCTCACGCTAGGCCGCAGCGGAGGCGCTGGTCCGGCGAGCACGGATCTTGTCCACACCTTCAGGAGGCGCGGTGCGGGTCCGGTACGCCGGCTGGCAGCATGGCCTGGTGACGACCGTCCCGGACCCGGCCCTCGTCCCCGAGCTCCTCGTCACCGACGTGGACGCGAGCATCGCCTTCTGGTCCGGCCTGTGCGGGTTCACCGTGGCCTACGCGCGTCCCGAGGAGCGGTTCGCCTACCTGACGCTCGGGTCGGCGCACGTCATGCTCGAGCAGGCCGGGGTCGGTCGGAACTGGCTCACCGGGCCGCTCGATCGACCACTCGGCCGCGGGATCAACCTGCAGATCGGTGTCCCGGACGCGGACGTCGTCGCGGCGTCGCTCCGTGCCGGCGGTGTGGAGCTCTTCATGCCGGCGGAGACGCGCTGGTACCGCGTGGGCGACGAGGAAGCCGGGGTGCGGCAGTTCCTGGTGACCGATCCCGACGGGTACCTGCTGCGCTTCCAGTCGTCCACGGGGCGTCGACCGGTCGCGCCGTAGCGCGACTCACGCGTCGTCGCGCAGCGACCGCACCATGCTCCGCAGTGCTCGGAGCGCCGCGCCCTGCTCGTCGGCCGACATCCCGCTGAGCATCCGGACCTCGACGCCGCGGACGGCTGCCGAGGCCTCGGCGAGCCGCTCCCGCCCGAGCGGGGTGAGCTGGACCGGCAGCGCCTTGCCCACCGGGGCTTCCGATGCGCGCGACACCGAGCCGTCGCGTTCGAGCGCCTGCAGCAGGACGTTCATCGACTGCCGCGTCACGAACGCCCCGCGCGCGAGGTCGGAGTTCGACGACCCCGGGCGCTGCGCGAGCAGCTCGAGGCACGAGTAGTGCGTGACGGTCATGCCGAGCGGGCGCAGGACCGACTCCATCGCGGTGCGGAGCGCGCTCGCGGCCTCCTTGAGCAGGTACCCGAGGGACGTGTCCAGGTCGATGCCGTGTCCGTCTTGACGCATGTCAGTAGTCTGACATAGGTTCGTCCGTGTCAGATAACTGACACCAACGAAGGAGACCCCATGCCCGTCACCGGCCCCGACTTCATCTCGCTGCAGACCCGCGACCTCGATGCATCCCAGGCGTTCTACGAGCAGTACCTCGGCCTCGTCCGGTCGCAGGCGGGTCCGCCGCACGCGGTGGTCTTCGAGACCACGCCGATCGCGTTCGCCCTGCGCGACCTCGTGCCCGGCACCGACCTCGACGCCGTGGCACAGCCGGGCATCGGCGCGGCGATCTGGCTGCACGCGACCGACGTCCAGGCGATCCACGACGCGTTGGTCGCCGACGGCCACCGGATCGTCTCGGCGCCGATCGACGGGCCGTTCGGTCGGACGTTCACCTTCGCCGACCCGGACGGGTACCAGGTGACGCTGCACGACCGCGCCTGACGCCCTGGCACGGGCGGACCGGACGGTCTACGGTGTCGCCATGAGCGACGACGCCGGGGACGAGCAGCTGTGGCGATCGATCGTCGGGCGGCCGGCGCTCTGGATGGCCGTGGCGTGGACCGCCCTGGGCGTGGTGTGGCTCGTGTTCGCCGCGGTCGAGGGCGGCGACGACGCGTGGCGGTGGATCATCGGTGCGGTCTGGATCGCACTCGGCGTCGGCCGGATCGCCGTCGCGGTCTGGGACCGGCGGCACCACCGTGGGCGGTACGCCGGGCGCTGACCGGCGGCGCGGCTCGTGTCAGTCGTCGTCGGGGGTGGTCCGGCGACGGGCGACCAGCAGGACGGCGACGAGCGCGGCGGCGACCACGACCGCGATCCCGCCGAGGACCCACGGCGTCGCCCCGGGCCCGGACGATCCGGTCGCGGCGCTGGTCGCACCGGCACCGGCACCGGCATCGGCTGTGGCGCTCGGCGTCGGGGTGCCCGCGCTCGGGCTCTGCGACGGTCCCGTCGCCGTCGCCGTCGGGGTCGGGGCCGGTGCTCCGGTCGACGTGAACCGGTAGCTCCCCGAGATCGGGTGTCCGTCCACCGAGACGCTCCGCCAGGTCACCGTGTACGAGCCGGCAGCCGTGAGGTCGGCGGCCGTGCGCAGCGTGCTGCCGTCGACGTCGACACTCCCCGCGCCGACCTCGGCGCCGTCCGGGCCGGTCACGCTGACGACGATCCCGGACTCGAGCCCGGCCAGCGGCGGCTCGGAGAACGTGAGTGTGACCTGGTCGAGGTCACCCCCGACCGTCGTGTCCGCAGCGGGTGCGGTCGAGGCGAGGACGTCGTGGGCGGACGCGGGGGCAGCCGTGACGAGGACGAACGCCAGGGCGACGGCCGACGCGGCGGTGGCGAGCGGGGCACGGAAGGGCACGGTCCATTGTCGCCGATCCTGACCGGACGCACAGGACGTCGGCCCGGACGACGGACCCCGCGACGGCTCAGTCCATCGCGTCGTCGTAGACCCCGATCAGCCGGTCGAGGAAGGTCTGCACCGTCGCACGCTCCGCGGGGTCCAGGTCGTCGACGATGCCCTCGATGCCCTCGATGAGCGGCAGCACGAGGTCGTACGCACGGTCCGAAGACTGCTCTGCCGCCGTGACGACGAGCTTGCGTCCGTCGCTCGGGTGCCGTTCCCGTCGGACGTGCCCGGCGCCCTCGAGCCGGTTCAGGACGAGCGTCATCGCGGCGGTCGAGATCTCGAGCCGACGGGCGAGCTCGGTCGGGGTGGCCGGCCCGGTCGCGATGAGGTGGTCCATCGCCTCGAGTCCCGCCGCGTCGACCGACAGTGCCGCGGCGAGGTGCCGCTCGAAGCGCTGCTGCCGGACACTGACCTGCTGCACGCGGGACCGGATGTCGTCGTCGGGGAGCGATCGCCCGTCGCGTCGCGCCGTCGCCCGGTCGTGGCGGTCCTGCCGGTCGTCGGGGCGGTCGGTCGCTGGGTGCTGGTCGTCGTTCGGCACGTCCACCATGGTAGTCGTGTACATTGCCAATCTCATTGGTAATCAACGACGTGGGGGACCATGACCGATCACACCCGCGGACGCGTGCTCATCTCCGGCGCGAGCATCGCCGGCCCGGCGCTCGCCCACTGGCTCCACCGCTTCTCGTTCGAGACGGTCGTCGTCGAGCGGGCGCCGTCCCTCCGCACCGGCGGGCAGAACGTCGACGTGCGCGGAGCCGGGCGTGAGGTCGCGCGCCGGATGGGCATCGAGGACGACATCCGCGCTGCCACGACGGGCGAGGTCGGCACCCGGTTCATCGGTCCGAGCGGCCGGACGATCGCGGCGTTCCCGGCGGGGACCTCGGACTCCGGCGGGGCCACCGCCGAGCTCGAGGTCCTGCGCGGTGACCTCGCGCGGCTCCTCGTCGACGGGACGTCCGACGCCACCGAGTACCGCTACGGCGACCGGATCACCCGCATCGACCAGGACGACGACGGCGTGACCGTGGGGTTCGAGCACGGCCCGGACGACCGGTTCGACCTGGTGGTCGCGGCGGACGGCATCGGATCGAGCACCCGTCGGCTGGTGTTCGGCGACGAGCCGGAGATCCGGTCGCTCGGGCTCGAGACGACGTACGGCACGATCCCCCGGACCGCGGCGGACGACGACTGGTGGCGCTGGTACAACGCACCGGGTGGCCGGTCGATCACCCTCCGCCCCGACCAGCACGGGACCATCCGCGCGGCGATGTCGGTCGTGACGGACCGGAAGCGGGAGCGAGCCGGCTCCGAGCGCGGCGACCTCGATGCGGTGCGCCGCCGCCTGCACGCGGTGTTCGGCGACGCCGGGTGGGAGGCCGAGCGGGTCCTCGCGGGGTTCGACCACTCCGAGGACCTCTACTCCGAGGCGATCGGACAGGTCCACGCCCCGCGCTGGTCGGACGGCCGGGTGGTGCTCCTCGGGGACGCCGCGTACTGCGCCTCGCCGGTGAGCGGCATGGGCACGAGCCTCTCGCTCACCGGTGCCTACGTCCTCGCCGGGGAGCTCGCCGCCCACGTCCACCACCGTGACGCCCTGCGCGCGTACGAGCGCATCATGCGCCCGTACGTCGCGAAGGCGCAGCAGCTGCCGCCGGGCACGCCGCGGATCGCGAACCCGAGGTCCCGGCTCGGGATCGCGGCCTTCGGCGCCGCCGTCCGCGTGGCGTCGCTGCCCCTCGTCGGGCGCCTCGGCGCCCGCTTCGCCACCCCACCGGCCGAGGCGATCGACCTGCCGGACCACGCGCACCTCGAGTGAGCCGGTGGCGGACGGGAGGCGCGGTGCGGGCCCGCCACGCGCCTCCCGTCCGTCCCGTCCTCCCGTCCCGCAGCGATGTGCGCTACGGTCCGGTCATGATCGTCTGGATCAACGGGACGCACGGCGTCGGCAAGACGACCACCAGCAGGCTGGTGCAGCCGCTCCTGCCGGACGCTCGCGTGCTCGATCCGGAGAAGGTCGGCGAGACCCTCATGGACGTCCGGCCCCCGCTGCCCGAGTCCGGCGACTTCCAGCACTGGGACCCCTGGCGACCGCTCGTCGT
The sequence above is a segment of the Curtobacterium sp. BH-2-1-1 genome. Coding sequences within it:
- a CDS encoding copper resistance CopC family protein, giving the protein MPFRAPLATAASAVALAFVLVTAAPASAHDVLASTAPAADTTVGGDLDQVTLTFSEPPLAGLESGIVVSVTGPDGAEVGAGSVDVDGSTLRTAADLTAAGSYTVTWRSVSVDGHPISGSYRFTSTGAPAPTPTATATGPSQSPSAGTPTPSATADAGAGAGATSAATGSSGPGATPWVLGGIAVVVAAALVAVLLVARRRTTPDDD
- a CDS encoding VOC family protein, which codes for MPVTGPDFISLQTRDLDASQAFYEQYLGLVRSQAGPPHAVVFETTPIAFALRDLVPGTDLDAVAQPGIGAAIWLHATDVQAIHDALVADGHRIVSAPIDGPFGRTFTFADPDGYQVTLHDRA
- a CDS encoding MarR family winged helix-turn-helix transcriptional regulator, encoding MRQDGHGIDLDTSLGYLLKEAASALRTAMESVLRPLGMTVTHYSCLELLAQRPGSSNSDLARGAFVTRQSMNVLLQALERDGSVSRASEAPVGKALPVQLTPLGRERLAEASAAVRGVEVRMLSGMSADEQGAALRALRSMVRSLRDDA
- a CDS encoding VOC family protein; the encoded protein is MTTVPDPALVPELLVTDVDASIAFWSGLCGFTVAYARPEERFAYLTLGSAHVMLEQAGVGRNWLTGPLDRPLGRGINLQIGVPDADVVAASLRAGGVELFMPAETRWYRVGDEEAGVRQFLVTDPDGYLLRFQSSTGRRPVAP
- a CDS encoding FAD-dependent monooxygenase, whose product is MTDHTRGRVLISGASIAGPALAHWLHRFSFETVVVERAPSLRTGGQNVDVRGAGREVARRMGIEDDIRAATTGEVGTRFIGPSGRTIAAFPAGTSDSGGATAELEVLRGDLARLLVDGTSDATEYRYGDRITRIDQDDDGVTVGFEHGPDDRFDLVVAADGIGSSTRRLVFGDEPEIRSLGLETTYGTIPRTAADDDWWRWYNAPGGRSITLRPDQHGTIRAAMSVVTDRKRERAGSERGDLDAVRRRLHAVFGDAGWEAERVLAGFDHSEDLYSEAIGQVHAPRWSDGRVVLLGDAAYCASPVSGMGTSLSLTGAYVLAGELAAHVHHRDALRAYERIMRPYVAKAQQLPPGTPRIANPRSRLGIAAFGAAVRVASLPLVGRLGARFATPPAEAIDLPDHAHLE
- a CDS encoding MarR family winged helix-turn-helix transcriptional regulator, which gives rise to MPNDDQHPATDRPDDRQDRHDRATARRDGRSLPDDDIRSRVQQVSVRQQRFERHLAAALSVDAAGLEAMDHLIATGPATPTELARRLEISTAAMTLVLNRLEGAGHVRRERHPSDGRKLVVTAAEQSSDRAYDLVLPLIEGIEGIVDDLDPAERATVQTFLDRLIGVYDDAMD